In Bacteroidales bacterium, the genomic stretch GCTATTTCCTTTCGGAGTTCAATTTTATTATATATGGTTCTGAATAACCATGCAGAAAATATCAATCCTATTACTGATGAAAGGAATATTATCAGTGTTTTTTTCAAATATATATATTAAAAAAATGAGCCGAAAAATTATCTCCGGCTCACTTAATCTTATAGTAATATTATTTATTACATTTCTTTTTTCATGTCAACTTTCCAATCTCCGTCAACTTTCAGTAAATCAACTTGTTGGTCAGCTTTATCGGGAGTAGAATAGAAACAGGTTGCCTTATCACCGTCAATTTCAGTTTCGCCCCAAGTAATTTCACCCATATCTTCGGCTTCTTCTCCTTCAGGAGCCATACTTGCCATGCTTTCAATCATACCTATCATCATAATAGTGTTTTCTGTTCCCAGATCTTTTGCTTTGTCATAATCTTGATCTGTTAATGCTTCCATAAAATTTTTCGCAACATCTTGTGGGTTGTCACTGCTTCCGCCACAAGAAACCATGAAGAATGAAAATAATAAAACAAACCCGATACTCATTAATTTTTTCATAATTAGAATTTTTTAAAATTTATAAAAATTGAATCAGACAGCAAAAATAGAAATTTTTATTAAAAATAAACAATTATTTTTTTGTTTTTGGTTTATAGCCGAGTTTTTTTGCTTCTTTTATCATTAATGAATAAGCTGCATCAAACTCGTTTGGGATTTCTCCTTCTAATATTGCTTCTCTTATTATGTCTTTAATAATCCCGATATCTTTTGAAGGACCGATATTAAATGTTTTCATAATAATTTCACCTGTAATGGGCGGTTGCCAGTTTCTTAATTTGTCTTTTTCTTCAACTTCTTTTAGTTTTTGTTTTACTTTTTTAAGATTATTAAGAAAGAGCTTTACTTTTTTTTCATTTTTTGAAGTAATATCTGCATCAGCTAATATCATAAGATCATCAATGTCATCACCGGTTTCGTATAAAAGTCGTCGAACGGCAGAATCGGTAACTTCTTTTTTTACTAATGCAATCGGTCTCATATGAAGGAGAACTATTTTCTGAACATATCTCATTTTTTCGTTTAAAGGCATTCGCATTCTTTTGAAAATATCGGGTATCATTTTTTTTCCGACAAACTCGTGAGAATGAAATGTCCAAGCTGTTTCAGTAAATCTTTTAGTTTGAGGTTTGGCAATATCATGAAGCAAAGCTGCCCACCTTAACCAAAGGTCATTTGAATTTTCAGCAATATTATCTAATACTTGTAATGAATGCAGAAAATTATCTTTATGGCTTAATCCGTTAATTGTTTCAATTCCTTTTAGTGCATCAAATTCAGGAAAAATAATTTTTAATAATCCTGCTTTATCCAATAGTTTAAATCCTTTCGAAGGTCTTTTTGAAAGAATTATCTTATTAAGCTCATCTGTTATTCTTTCTTTAGAAATAATTTCAATTCTGTCTTTGTTTTCTTTAATTGCTTGAAGTGTTTTCGGGAATATCTCAAAATCCAATTGACAAGCAAAGCGAATTGCACGCATCATTCTTAATGGATCATCGGAAAAAGTGATGCTTGGGTCTAAGGGTGTTCTGATTATTTTATTTTTAATATCATCAATACCGCCGAAAGGGTCGAGTAACTCACCGTAATTATCGGGACATAGGCTAATTGCCAACGCATTGATTGTTAGGTCTCTGCGATTTTGATCGTCTTGCAAAGTTCCTGTTTCTACTGAAGGTTTTCGAGAATCGGGTGAGTATGATTCTTTTCTTGCCCCTACAAATTCAAATTCGACCCCGTGATACTTAAACATAGCAGTTCCAAACCGTTTAAATACATAAACTTTTGGAGGTTTTGTAAGTTTTTTTGAAACCTTTTCGGCTAATTTAATGCCGCTGCCGACTACCACAAAATCAATATCTTTCGATTCTCTGTGCATAAGAAGATCACGAACAAAACCACCTATAACAAAGACCTGTAAGTTATCTTCTTTTGCAGTTTCTTTAATTATATTGAATATCGGATGTTTAAGATGATCTTTCATAATACTTGCAAAGAAA encodes the following:
- a CDS encoding DUF4878 domain-containing protein — translated: MKKLMSIGFVLLFSFFMVSCGGSSDNPQDVAKNFMEALTDQDYDKAKDLGTENTIMMIGMIESMASMAPEGEEAEDMGEITWGETEIDGDKATCFYSTPDKADQQVDLLKVDGDWKVDMKKEM
- a CDS encoding CCA tRNA nucleotidyltransferase; translated protein: MKDHLKHPIFNIIKETAKEDNLQVFVIGGFVRDLLMHRESKDIDFVVVGSGIKLAEKVSKKLTKPPKVYVFKRFGTAMFKYHGVEFEFVGARKESYSPDSRKPSVETGTLQDDQNRRDLTINALAISLCPDNYGELLDPFGGIDDIKNKIIRTPLDPSITFSDDPLRMMRAIRFACQLDFEIFPKTLQAIKENKDRIEIISKERITDELNKIILSKRPSKGFKLLDKAGLLKIIFPEFDALKGIETINGLSHKDNFLHSLQVLDNIAENSNDLWLRWAALLHDIAKPQTKRFTETAWTFHSHEFVGKKMIPDIFKRMRMPLNEKMRYVQKIVLLHMRPIALVKKEVTDSAVRRLLYETGDDIDDLMILADADITSKNEKKVKLFLNNLKKVKQKLKEVEEKDKLRNWQPPITGEIIMKTFNIGPSKDIGIIKDIIREAILEGEIPNEFDAAYSLMIKEAKKLGYKPKTKK